Proteins co-encoded in one Acidithiobacillus caldus ATCC 51756 genomic window:
- a CDS encoding bifunctional YncE family protein/alkaline phosphatase family protein, translating to MKAWTKGGHWMYRRPFSRRPAALLAGVVAILTTATPMAFADPALVAQPMQITAANRSEFTGILPTWRRVTPVGTVVSTPNFPTQVAVAGDRIGVLANGATPFQTITWFDPHLQRLARFAALSKPVPPKPVAFATPGGTAIAIDPEHTGAAGTAYATAQTASVLQKEAEDSLKAESNPQAVATTTLGKADLFQGLVAGPDGRWYATGGAADAVYALQVHAGKVTVLRSYPLHWQSFPKSQYPYVYQGNHRQKPWLFYPDSVVLGPHDKHLYVTGMLANSLARIDLVSGKTDYLNVGPYPFAVVLADQGKRLVISDWAGDGVTVVDRQGFRVLGRVRTAPPLGPHSRAAGAHPTAMVAAADGPDVWVADANSDAVVEIDSETLKPVRVLADSPYPDAPPGSYPDALALSDGKLFVANAGNDDVAVFAAKSGKLEGLIPTAWYPTALAVHGHYLYITAGKGFGTGPNLQWQYIGNMMHGLLQRVDLDELPEKLGHWTDLALADDGFSAAQRQALAEQNAKTTDFLRRHIHYVVFILRENKTFDEDFGDYRAAGSWADPHFDLYGPKELPNLYHWAAHNVLFANFMADGEVTAQGHQWTDGASDSDVVQRLWPEYYSSRGLLWNAGPGGSSSLSPGAPGSHDPYQYNRRSLGHYTNPWMSYPERLYLFNDLLAHGVSFEDFGENLSRSRDGVIRKALLAHVDATYPGWDRMLLDGTRVKAAIRWLRAHSGKRFPHFIFIWIPDDHTAGLAPCYYSPDYYVADNDHATAQLLHYLASTPQWRHMAVFLTEDDAQSGADHIDAHRTFALAMGPWVKGGDLDTAPLSQVNIVRTIEATFGLPPMSQWDANAEVISGIWRDRPRKDPMPVLPMQVAVQFNAGKCSRQLLLRREAGATGNLPTAAWLKAHTDPHGATVALAASASYTPTSLLRVPGPEQLRQEWIASKGQRSYRDFEAYLRQYAAAHGTTVASFEANEGKLQ from the coding sequence ATGAAGGCTTGGACAAAAGGCGGACATTGGATGTACCGGCGGCCCTTTTCGCGCCGTCCCGCGGCGCTCCTTGCGGGTGTGGTGGCAATCTTGACCACGGCAACGCCCATGGCCTTTGCCGACCCTGCCCTGGTGGCTCAACCGATGCAGATAACGGCGGCCAATCGGAGCGAGTTTACCGGCATTCTGCCCACCTGGCGGCGGGTAACCCCCGTGGGTACCGTGGTGAGCACCCCCAATTTCCCCACGCAGGTGGCCGTGGCGGGTGACCGCATCGGGGTGCTGGCCAACGGTGCGACGCCCTTTCAGACCATCACCTGGTTTGATCCCCATCTTCAGCGCTTGGCCCGCTTTGCTGCCCTGAGCAAGCCGGTGCCGCCCAAGCCCGTGGCCTTCGCAACGCCGGGCGGCACGGCCATCGCCATCGACCCCGAGCACACCGGTGCGGCGGGGACGGCCTACGCCACGGCGCAAACGGCGTCGGTGTTGCAGAAAGAGGCCGAGGATAGCCTCAAGGCGGAATCCAATCCCCAGGCGGTGGCCACGACCACCCTGGGCAAGGCCGATCTCTTCCAGGGCCTCGTCGCTGGTCCCGATGGGCGCTGGTATGCCACGGGTGGCGCCGCCGACGCCGTCTATGCGCTGCAGGTGCATGCGGGCAAGGTCACCGTCCTGCGCAGTTATCCGTTGCACTGGCAGAGCTTTCCCAAGAGTCAGTATCCCTACGTCTATCAGGGCAATCACCGCCAGAAGCCGTGGCTGTTCTATCCCGATTCCGTGGTGCTCGGGCCGCACGACAAGCATCTCTACGTGACCGGCATGCTCGCCAATAGCCTTGCCCGTATCGATCTCGTCAGTGGCAAGACCGATTACCTCAATGTCGGCCCCTATCCCTTTGCCGTGGTCCTGGCGGATCAGGGAAAGCGGCTTGTGATCAGCGACTGGGCCGGCGACGGGGTGACGGTGGTGGATCGGCAGGGCTTTCGGGTGCTCGGTCGGGTGCGCACGGCGCCACCCCTTGGGCCGCACAGTCGCGCCGCCGGTGCCCACCCCACGGCCATGGTGGCAGCGGCCGATGGCCCCGATGTCTGGGTAGCCGATGCCAACAGCGATGCCGTCGTCGAGATCGACAGCGAAACCCTGAAGCCCGTGCGGGTGCTGGCGGACAGTCCCTATCCCGACGCCCCACCCGGCAGTTATCCCGATGCCCTGGCCCTTTCCGACGGCAAGCTCTTCGTTGCCAATGCCGGCAACGACGACGTGGCGGTCTTCGCCGCCAAGTCGGGCAAGCTTGAAGGCCTTATTCCCACCGCCTGGTACCCCACGGCTTTGGCCGTTCACGGCCATTACCTGTACATCACCGCCGGCAAGGGCTTTGGCACCGGACCCAACCTGCAGTGGCAGTACATCGGCAACATGATGCATGGGCTCCTGCAGCGCGTGGATCTGGACGAACTGCCCGAAAAGCTTGGGCATTGGACCGACCTGGCCCTCGCCGACGACGGTTTCAGTGCAGCGCAGCGGCAGGCCCTGGCGGAGCAGAATGCCAAGACGACGGATTTCCTGCGTCGCCACATCCACTATGTGGTCTTCATCCTGCGGGAGAACAAGACCTTCGACGAAGACTTCGGCGACTATCGGGCGGCGGGCTCCTGGGCCGATCCGCACTTCGACCTGTACGGGCCCAAGGAACTGCCGAATCTGTACCATTGGGCGGCGCACAACGTGCTGTTCGCCAACTTCATGGCCGATGGTGAGGTCACGGCCCAGGGACATCAGTGGACGGACGGCGCGTCGGACTCCGATGTCGTGCAGCGTCTGTGGCCAGAGTACTACTCCAGCCGCGGCCTGCTCTGGAATGCCGGTCCCGGGGGGTCCTCCAGCCTCAGTCCCGGCGCCCCCGGCAGTCACGACCCCTACCAATACAACCGCCGGTCGTTGGGGCATTACACCAATCCCTGGATGAGCTATCCCGAGCGCCTCTACCTCTTCAACGATCTTCTCGCGCACGGCGTCTCCTTTGAAGACTTCGGTGAGAATCTGAGCCGCAGTCGCGATGGCGTCATCCGCAAGGCCCTTTTGGCGCACGTCGACGCCACCTATCCCGGCTGGGACCGGATGCTACTGGACGGGACGCGGGTAAAAGCGGCCATCCGCTGGCTGCGCGCCCATTCCGGCAAGCGCTTTCCCCATTTCATCTTCATCTGGATTCCCGACGATCACACGGCGGGCCTGGCGCCCTGTTACTACAGCCCCGACTACTACGTGGCCGACAACGACCACGCCACGGCCCAGTTGCTCCACTATCTGGCTAGCACGCCTCAGTGGCGACACATGGCCGTCTTCCTGACCGAAGACGATGCCCAGTCGGGCGCGGATCACATCGATGCCCACCGTACCTTTGCCTTGGCCATGGGGCCCTGGGTCAAGGGCGGGGATCTGGACACCGCACCCCTCTCCCAGGTGAACATCGTCCGCACCATCGAAGCCACCTTCGGCCTGCCGCCCATGTCCCAGTGGGATGCCAATGCAGAGGTCATCTCCGGCATCTGGCGCGATCGTCCGCGCAAGGACCCCATGCCGGTACTGCCCATGCAGGTAGCCGTCCAGTTCAATGCCGGGAAATGCAGCCGGCAGTTGCTGCTGCGCCGTGAGGCGGGCGCCACCGGTAACCTTCCCACGGCGGCTTGGCTGAAGGCCCACACGGACCCCCACGGTGCCACGGTGGCCCTTGCCGCCAGCGCTAGCTACACGCCCACGAGTCTGCTCAGGGTGCCGGGACCGGAGCAGTTGCGCCAGGAGTGGATCGCGAGCAAAGGGCAGCGAAGCTATCGGGACTTCGAGGCCTATTTGCGCCAGTATGCCGCCGCCCACGGTACCACGGTAGCGAGCTTCGAGGCCAATGAGGGGAAACTGCAGTGA
- a CDS encoding UDP-2,3-diacylglucosamine diphosphatase — MLETANCRSIFISDIHLGTKGCQAEALLDFLRHYRAAHLYLVGDIIDLWALRRRWYWPSAHSTVIQKILRQARNGIRVVYVQGNHDPILGFLHSLLEAEGGGLHFGDIRIVTDCVHETADGRRIWVTHGDQFDVSARYAVWLTRLGDRGYGLLLALNRYHQRLNRLLGIRSRWSLSAFVKHRIKKAVQFISQYEQFLALRCHQAGYDGVVCGHIHHAEIKNLAGVQYFNDGDWVESCTALVEDFDGQMHLVHWGPDGLPVDQRPLLDPQSVALDEEVVA; from the coding sequence ATGCTCGAAACCGCCAACTGCAGAAGTATCTTCATCTCCGACATCCATCTGGGAACCAAGGGTTGCCAGGCCGAGGCCCTGCTGGATTTTCTGCGCCACTACCGCGCCGCACACCTGTATCTGGTGGGGGACATCATCGATCTCTGGGCACTGCGGCGACGCTGGTACTGGCCCAGTGCCCACAGCACCGTAATCCAGAAGATCCTGCGGCAGGCACGCAATGGCATTCGGGTGGTCTATGTCCAGGGCAATCACGACCCCATCCTCGGCTTTCTGCACTCTCTGCTGGAGGCCGAGGGCGGCGGTCTGCACTTCGGGGATATCCGCATCGTTACCGACTGCGTGCACGAAACCGCCGATGGTCGCCGCATCTGGGTCACCCACGGCGATCAGTTCGATGTCAGCGCCCGCTACGCCGTCTGGCTGACCCGCCTGGGCGATCGCGGCTACGGACTCCTGCTCGCCCTCAACCGTTACCATCAGCGCCTCAATCGTCTGCTGGGCATCCGCAGCCGCTGGTCCCTCAGCGCCTTCGTCAAACACCGCATCAAAAAAGCCGTGCAGTTCATCAGCCAGTACGAGCAGTTCCTTGCCCTGCGCTGTCATCAGGCGGGCTACGATGGTGTGGTCTGCGGCCACATCCACCACGCCGAAATCAAGAATCTGGCCGGTGTCCAATACTTCAACGACGGCGATTGGGTGGAGAGCTGCACCGCTTTGGTGGAGGACTTTGACGGCCAGATGCACTTGGTGCACTGGGGCCCGGACGGATTACCCGTGGACCAGCGGCCGCTGCTCGACCCCCAGAGCGTGGCGCTGGATGAGGAAGTCGTCGCGTGA
- a CDS encoding MFS transporter codes for MSAVFTTLDEQSITRRHRRVLWASGLGIFLDGYDLSIMAIALIVLKDQWHPSSAALGLLGTAALVGALVGGLLGGPIADRFGRKTIYLIDIAAFFFAALLSGFAWDIASLVAFRFLLGLGVGADYPLSSTYMAEFMPKDRRGAVMTWIFGLWMGGAVVSSLVGLALLHTGPDAWRWMLASGALPAILVLWMRRNLPESPRWYLRRGRVADAERVVAWLAPQLSAAERRAALEETAAAMEGARRHSWLDLFGKRYLKLTLYACIPWFMMDVMGYALAIFLPLMLLHLGLKTNEQAVIGNTLFSLAFVIGWIPLALLIDRIGRRRAQIIGFLGDALGLGLVGVLLVALGEPPFWAVATGLLLFQISNSFGPGTTTWIIPTELYPTELRASGHGFATAVSRLGAATSVFLLPTIQATLGEAGLLFLLAGAGGVGVVTTLWLGNEMARESLPESLARKAA; via the coding sequence ATGAGTGCCGTATTCACCACCCTCGATGAGCAGTCCATCACCCGCCGGCACCGCCGCGTCCTTTGGGCCTCGGGCCTCGGGATCTTCCTCGATGGCTACGATCTCAGCATCATGGCCATCGCCCTCATCGTCCTCAAGGATCAGTGGCACCCCAGTTCTGCCGCCCTGGGCCTTTTGGGGACTGCGGCCCTGGTGGGTGCTCTGGTGGGGGGACTTCTGGGCGGCCCCATCGCCGATCGCTTTGGCCGCAAGACCATCTACCTCATCGATATCGCGGCTTTTTTCTTTGCGGCACTGCTCTCGGGTTTCGCCTGGGATATCGCTTCCCTGGTGGCCTTCCGCTTTTTACTGGGCCTTGGGGTGGGCGCCGATTATCCCCTGAGCTCCACCTATATGGCGGAGTTCATGCCCAAGGACCGCCGTGGGGCGGTGATGACCTGGATCTTTGGTTTATGGATGGGCGGAGCCGTGGTCTCGAGCCTCGTCGGCCTTGCCCTCCTGCACACGGGACCCGACGCCTGGCGCTGGATGTTGGCCTCGGGCGCGCTGCCCGCCATTCTGGTCTTGTGGATGCGGCGCAATCTGCCGGAATCGCCGCGCTGGTATCTGCGTCGCGGACGGGTAGCGGACGCCGAGCGGGTCGTGGCCTGGCTCGCTCCGCAACTCTCGGCAGCCGAGCGGCGCGCAGCTCTGGAGGAGACGGCCGCTGCCATGGAGGGGGCACGGCGCCACAGCTGGCTGGACCTCTTCGGTAAACGTTACCTCAAGCTGACCCTGTATGCCTGCATTCCCTGGTTCATGATGGACGTCATGGGGTACGCCTTAGCCATTTTCCTCCCCCTCATGCTCCTGCATCTGGGTCTCAAGACCAACGAACAGGCGGTGATCGGCAATACCCTGTTCAGTCTTGCCTTTGTCATCGGCTGGATTCCCTTGGCCCTGCTCATCGACCGGATCGGTCGCCGCCGCGCCCAGATCATCGGTTTTTTGGGTGACGCGCTGGGTCTTGGGCTCGTGGGGGTACTGCTGGTAGCCTTGGGTGAACCGCCTTTCTGGGCCGTGGCCACGGGTCTCTTGCTCTTTCAGATCAGCAATAGCTTTGGCCCCGGAACCACCACCTGGATCATCCCGACGGAGCTCTATCCGACGGAGCTGCGCGCCAGCGGCCACGGTTTCGCCACCGCCGTCAGCCGACTGGGCGCAGCCACCAGTGTGTTCCTGCTGCCCACCATCCAGGCGACCCTGGGCGAAGCGGGCTTGCTCTTCTTGCTGGCCGGCGCTGGCGGGGTTGGCGTCGTGACCACCCTCTGGCTCGGTAACGAGATGGCGCGCGAATCCCTGCCCGAAAGCCTGGCGCGCAAGGCGGCCTGA
- a CDS encoding glycosyltransferase family 4 protein, with translation MKIALVTDAWHPQINGVVRALSETAAQAQRMGHEVLVVNSLGQRTVPCPTYREIRLTLRPYASIKRLLGDFQPDAVHIATEGPLGLAARFYCKRRRWDFTTSFHTRFPEYLAARAPVPLGLSYAFLRWFHGGAAHTMVSNPALAEDLRARGITRLALWSRGVDTTLFRPLPEAERHAILDLPRPVYAYFGRVAVEKNVEDFLRLQLPGSKVVIGDGPQAAELQSRYPDVHWLGMRQGEDLARHLAATDVMVFPSRTDTLGLVILEANACGVPVAAYPVVGPLATVRNGINGILDADLRTAALAALELSRESCRERAMVYDWAGCTREFLGNLVPARGRH, from the coding sequence GTGAAGATCGCGCTGGTCACGGACGCCTGGCATCCGCAGATCAACGGTGTCGTGCGTGCCCTCAGCGAAACCGCCGCACAGGCGCAGCGGATGGGCCACGAGGTATTGGTGGTCAACAGTCTTGGCCAGCGTACCGTGCCCTGCCCCACCTACCGCGAAATTCGCCTGACCCTACGCCCCTACGCCTCGATTAAGCGCTTGCTTGGCGATTTCCAGCCGGACGCCGTGCACATCGCCACGGAAGGCCCGCTGGGGCTTGCGGCACGCTTCTACTGCAAGCGTCGGCGTTGGGACTTCACCACCTCCTTCCACACTCGCTTTCCCGAATATCTGGCGGCACGGGCGCCGGTGCCGCTGGGTTTGAGTTACGCCTTTCTGCGCTGGTTTCACGGTGGCGCGGCCCACACCATGGTCTCCAACCCTGCCTTGGCCGAAGACCTGCGTGCCCGTGGCATTACCCGCCTGGCACTCTGGAGCCGCGGCGTGGACACCACGCTCTTTCGCCCACTCCCCGAGGCGGAACGGCACGCCATCCTGGACCTTCCGCGTCCGGTCTATGCGTATTTCGGGCGGGTGGCGGTGGAAAAGAATGTGGAGGATTTCCTGCGCCTGCAGTTGCCCGGAAGCAAGGTGGTCATCGGTGACGGGCCGCAGGCGGCGGAACTGCAGTCCCGTTATCCCGACGTGCACTGGCTGGGGATGCGCCAGGGCGAGGATCTCGCCCGCCATCTGGCGGCTACGGATGTCATGGTCTTCCCCAGCCGCACCGATACCCTGGGTCTCGTCATCCTCGAGGCCAATGCCTGCGGTGTACCGGTGGCGGCCTATCCCGTGGTAGGTCCCTTGGCCACCGTGCGCAATGGCATCAACGGCATCCTCGATGCCGATCTGCGCACGGCGGCGCTGGCGGCCCTGGAGCTGTCGCGGGAGTCCTGTCGGGAACGCGCGATGGTCTACGACTGGGCTGGCTGTACCCGAGAATTCCTGGGCAACCTCGTACCGGCCCGGGGCCGGCACTAG
- a CDS encoding IS1595 family transposase gives MKAEATNLLQWQARFGTEEACLEALKQKRWPEGFRCPKCGHDRGYWIAGRKLFQCGHCRHQTSVTAGTIFHSSNVPLVQWFLAIYLMASDKGGLSALRLSKQIGVSWITAHRMLRRMRRAMGDRDSLYRLEGLVELDDAFVGGRRSGGKSGRGAEGKTPILVAVENRGKKAGFIAIETTPSVSADRIREFARRRLRPKQPTRTDGLIALRVLGESQEHEGRVTKPHQVDEWLPWVHIAIGNLKAFLLGTFHGVSGKYLQEYLNEFVYRFNRRFWEPELPLRLLNACMEHIPVRLVAEKG, from the coding sequence ATGAAAGCTGAAGCGACGAACCTCTTGCAGTGGCAAGCGCGGTTTGGCACGGAAGAGGCCTGCTTGGAGGCGCTGAAACAAAAGCGCTGGCCCGAGGGGTTTCGATGTCCGAAATGCGGCCATGACCGCGGATACTGGATCGCCGGACGAAAACTCTTTCAGTGCGGGCACTGTCGCCATCAGACCTCGGTGACGGCCGGCACAATTTTTCATTCGTCCAATGTGCCCCTGGTGCAATGGTTCCTGGCCATCTATTTGATGGCGAGCGACAAGGGCGGATTGTCCGCCCTGCGGCTGTCGAAGCAGATTGGGGTCTCCTGGATCACGGCTCACCGGATGTTGCGCCGCATGCGCCGCGCCATGGGCGATCGCGACAGTCTGTATCGCTTGGAAGGGCTGGTAGAGTTGGACGATGCCTTTGTCGGTGGACGCCGGTCTGGGGGGAAGAGCGGTCGAGGGGCCGAAGGCAAAACACCGATCTTGGTTGCCGTGGAAAACCGGGGCAAGAAGGCGGGCTTTATTGCCATCGAGACGACGCCTTCGGTCTCTGCCGACCGGATTCGCGAATTCGCGCGGCGACGCTTGCGCCCCAAGCAACCTACCCGCACCGACGGCTTAATAGCGCTGCGAGTTCTCGGAGAGAGCCAAGAGCATGAGGGGCGCGTGACCAAACCGCATCAGGTGGACGAGTGGTTGCCGTGGGTACACATCGCCATTGGTAACCTCAAGGCCTTTCTTTTGGGCACATTCCATGGGGTATCCGGCAAATATCTGCAGGAATATCTGAACGAGTTTGTCTATCGCTTCAATCGCCGTTTCTGGGAGCCAGAACTGCCCCTGAGGTTGCTCAATGCCTGTATGGAACATATCCCGGTCCGGCTTGTTGCTGAGAAAGGTTAA
- a CDS encoding TonB-dependent receptor, protein MKHPTALRCLSSAVLASLWLVPASILAATAASDGGIDIGEVSSSTNAAGTAAARAKALRESPENQVQITHQQIRDLVQPGGSIVTALSAAPGVQVKGYGSGNGASRYQIRINGIQVGFALAPGNPEKNGLSVLFDGVPMNNPLAQYDGWESSETPISSIFANIHVTQGPGNPDHRWYDSMGGTINLIPVEPTAKAGASLDLGGGSFATYSASTMLQTGSINGWRSELGGGYTRSAGFRTGPYHAPNQAEAFFAKTIKDFHGGHFSAGFFFSHTQEFRPLYIPASPIPGVTTGGYGQPGELLSQGTTGYYYTVPTSQYFKNDTAHMYLVYARLMVHLAQRLSVDNTLYFRSGYRHHYRVNDYFPHTVNTEDFTGTTRTIGDRLAFHWNLPMNSVRFGGYYQHSRYESLYYGYNPAVLASSASKPLFAADYYDYWDGATAFLQDDFHPISALHITPGLQLINYHVQFVNNSEAAIPPGSTPVTYKAGNNDNSYTKLAPSLGINYRILPGLHAFAIWAKNFQTAPAAAYGNYQQATVEVPKSPTDINSYIGGLKWHMGAWQAQLSGFHQHLGNAVIATFLPSDLISKLDRVSAIYNGVNLLLQYGKGLGFFAGTRDTIQHAYYPSYLPAGGSPVIDARMPGTPTLILGFDAGYRWYAANTRFAVRLSDQYASSVTTFNNNTNLPDPTRLPGSAYNIVNLGLSADTLAFDSMIPGLKRVGVSLMIDNLLNRKYNSQGYITSGGEYGPNSQGAILVIPGAPRAVYASFSASF, encoded by the coding sequence ATGAAGCATCCCACAGCTCTGCGTTGTCTGTCTTCGGCGGTCCTTGCCAGCCTTTGGCTGGTGCCGGCGAGTATCCTCGCCGCCACCGCCGCTAGTGACGGTGGAATCGATATCGGTGAAGTGAGTTCCTCTACCAACGCCGCGGGTACGGCGGCGGCCCGGGCCAAGGCTCTGCGCGAATCGCCGGAAAACCAGGTCCAGATTACCCATCAGCAGATCCGCGACCTGGTCCAACCCGGTGGCAGCATCGTCACGGCCCTCAGCGCGGCTCCGGGAGTGCAGGTGAAGGGTTACGGTTCAGGCAACGGTGCTTCCCGCTATCAGATTCGCATCAACGGTATTCAGGTAGGCTTTGCTCTGGCGCCCGGTAATCCAGAGAAGAACGGTCTCTCGGTACTCTTCGATGGCGTTCCCATGAACAACCCGCTGGCGCAGTACGACGGCTGGGAGAGTTCGGAAACGCCCATCTCCTCCATTTTTGCCAATATTCACGTGACCCAGGGGCCGGGCAATCCCGATCACCGTTGGTACGACAGCATGGGCGGCACCATCAACCTCATCCCGGTGGAGCCGACGGCAAAGGCTGGCGCCAGTCTCGATCTCGGTGGCGGCAGTTTCGCTACCTATTCGGCATCGACCATGCTGCAGACGGGATCCATCAATGGCTGGCGCAGTGAACTGGGCGGTGGCTACACCCGCAGCGCCGGCTTTCGCACCGGACCCTACCACGCCCCCAATCAGGCCGAGGCCTTCTTTGCCAAGACCATCAAGGACTTCCATGGTGGCCATTTCAGCGCCGGCTTTTTCTTCAGCCACACCCAGGAATTTCGGCCCCTCTACATCCCCGCAAGTCCCATCCCGGGAGTAACCACAGGGGGATACGGACAACCCGGCGAGTTGCTCAGTCAGGGAACGACGGGTTATTACTACACCGTCCCCACCAGTCAGTACTTCAAGAACGACACCGCCCACATGTACCTCGTGTATGCGCGGCTCATGGTGCACCTGGCGCAGCGCCTCAGCGTCGACAATACCCTCTACTTCCGCAGCGGCTATCGCCACCATTACCGGGTGAACGATTATTTTCCGCACACCGTGAATACCGAAGACTTTACCGGCACCACCCGCACCATTGGCGATCGTCTGGCCTTTCACTGGAATCTGCCCATGAATTCCGTGCGTTTTGGCGGGTACTATCAGCACAGCCGCTACGAGAGCCTCTATTACGGCTACAATCCCGCGGTCCTCGCCAGCAGTGCCAGCAAGCCTCTGTTTGCAGCGGATTATTACGATTACTGGGATGGTGCGACCGCGTTCCTGCAGGACGATTTTCATCCCATCTCAGCCCTGCATATCACCCCGGGTCTGCAGCTAATCAACTACCACGTCCAGTTTGTGAACAATTCCGAGGCCGCCATTCCACCCGGTTCCACCCCGGTGACCTATAAGGCCGGGAACAACGACAACAGCTACACCAAGCTCGCGCCCAGCCTCGGCATCAATTACCGTATCCTGCCGGGTTTGCACGCCTTTGCCATCTGGGCCAAGAATTTCCAGACGGCGCCTGCCGCCGCCTACGGCAATTACCAGCAAGCCACGGTGGAGGTGCCCAAATCGCCCACGGACATCAACAGCTATATCGGTGGACTCAAGTGGCACATGGGTGCCTGGCAGGCGCAACTGAGCGGCTTTCACCAGCATTTGGGCAATGCCGTCATTGCCACCTTTCTGCCCTCGGATCTCATCAGCAAGTTGGATCGGGTCAGCGCCATCTACAACGGTGTCAATCTGCTCCTACAGTATGGCAAGGGCCTCGGCTTTTTCGCAGGCACTCGGGATACCATCCAGCATGCCTACTACCCGAGCTATCTACCGGCTGGTGGCAGCCCCGTGATCGACGCGCGCATGCCTGGAACGCCGACGCTGATCCTGGGTTTTGACGCAGGCTACCGCTGGTATGCCGCCAATACCCGCTTTGCGGTGCGCCTGAGCGATCAGTACGCCTCTTCCGTGACGACCTTCAACAACAACACCAATCTGCCGGACCCGACGCGCCTGCCCGGATCAGCCTACAACATCGTCAATCTCGGTCTGTCTGCCGATACCCTGGCTTTTGATTCCATGATCCCGGGGCTGAAGAGGGTGGGGGTGAGCCTGATGATCGATAACCTCCTCAACCGCAAGTACAACAGTCAGGGCTATATCACCAGTGGTGGCGAGTATGGGCCCAACAGTCAAGGCGCCATTCTGGTCATTCCCGGTGCGCCACGCGCAGTCTACGCCTCCTTCTCCGCCAGTTTTTAA